From the Flavobacterium galactosidilyticum genome, one window contains:
- a CDS encoding AGE family epimerase/isomerase gives MNYSTTDLQDLKDFYQNQLLNDTVPFWFPRSIDTEFGGYLLMRDQDGSLIDDDKAVWIQGRAAWLLATLYNTVEPKQEWLEGSKTGIDFLNNHCFDTDGQMFFHVTRDGQPIRKRRYYFSETFAVIAMSAYAKASGDEAAAEKARFLFGKCIEYSTTPGLLQPKYLPTRPAKGIGVPMIMMNTAQQLRENIGDPRCNEWIDKWIAEIERDFVKDDIKCVMEQVAPDGSIIDHIDGRTLNPGHAIEGAWFILHEAKYRNNDPHLIALGCKMLDYMWERGWDKEHGGILYFRDVYDRPVQEYWQDMKFWWPQNEVIIATLLAYTMTGDEKYAKWHKMIHDYAYDKFHDKENGEWFGYLHRDGSIAQTAKGNMFKGPFHLPRQEWYCLQILNEHLKNE, from the coding sequence AATTATTAAATGACACGGTTCCATTTTGGTTTCCACGCTCGATAGATACCGAGTTTGGCGGTTATTTATTAATGCGAGATCAAGACGGAAGTCTAATTGATGATGATAAAGCGGTTTGGATACAAGGTCGTGCCGCTTGGTTATTGGCCACACTTTACAATACGGTCGAACCAAAACAAGAGTGGCTGGAAGGTTCCAAAACAGGTATCGATTTTCTGAACAATCATTGTTTTGATACGGATGGACAAATGTTTTTTCACGTAACTCGTGATGGGCAACCCATTCGCAAACGCCGCTATTATTTTTCCGAAACTTTTGCTGTTATCGCCATGTCGGCTTACGCCAAAGCAAGTGGAGATGAAGCCGCTGCCGAAAAAGCAAGGTTTTTGTTTGGTAAATGCATCGAATATTCAACAACTCCAGGTTTATTACAACCTAAATATTTGCCTACTCGACCAGCAAAAGGAATTGGAGTGCCTATGATTATGATGAATACGGCGCAACAATTAAGAGAAAACATTGGCGATCCCCGTTGTAATGAATGGATAGACAAATGGATTGCAGAGATTGAGCGTGATTTTGTTAAAGATGATATAAAATGCGTGATGGAACAAGTAGCACCAGATGGTTCTATTATTGACCATATCGACGGTCGTACTTTGAACCCAGGTCATGCGATAGAAGGAGCTTGGTTTATATTGCATGAAGCAAAATACAGAAACAATGATCCACATTTGATTGCATTAGGATGCAAAATGTTGGATTATATGTGGGAACGTGGCTGGGACAAAGAACATGGTGGGATTTTATATTTCCGTGATGTCTATGACAGACCCGTTCAAGAATATTGGCAAGACATGAAGTTTTGGTGGCCACAAAATGAGGTGATTATTGCAACTTTATTAGCCTACACCATGACTGGAGATGAGAAATATGCCAAATGGCACAAAATGATTCATGACTATGCTTATGACAAATTTCATGACAAAGAAAATGGCGAATGGTTTGGCTATTTGCACCGCGATGGTAGCATAGCACAAACTGCCAAAGGGAATATGTTCAAAGGGCCATTTCATTTACCGCGCCAGGAATGGTATTGTTTACAAATACTCAACGAACACTTGAAAAACGAATAG